The Paramisgurnus dabryanus chromosome 6, PD_genome_1.1, whole genome shotgun sequence genome has a window encoding:
- the fzd8b gene encoding frizzled-8b — protein sequence MGFQVQGSYWYPICVLLLWSSVRAREPICQEISVPLCRGIGYNYTYMPNQFKHATQDEAGLEVHQFWPLVEIQCSPDMRFFLCSLYTPICLEDYKKPLPPCRSVCERARAGCAPLMRQYGFPWPDRMRCDLLPLQGDQNTLCMDYNRTDITTASPAAAKPTSRPGKPNNRRTKSNNGRAPGGKHKLPGFGSTSCEPGCHCRAPMVTVSSDRHPLFNRVKTGQITNCVMPCHSPYLSQEERTFTTFWIGVWSVLCFVSTFAMVATFLIDMDRFKYPERPIIFMSACYMFVSAGYIIRLIAGHENVACNQDHEVDHIHYATTGPALCTLVFLLIYFFGMASSIWWVILTFTWFLAAGMKWGNEAIARYSQYFHLAAWLIPSVKSVAVLALSSVDGDSVAGICYVGNQNLDNLRGFVIAPLVIYLLIGTVFLFAGFVSMFRIRSVIKQGGTKTDKLERLMVRIGVFTVLYTVLATVIVSCYVYELYNREAWENAHACSCQPEKTAPRQYYAVFMLKYFMCLLVGIASGAWTWSGKTLDSWRALCARCSCSSWGGKGTSGSVYSDASTRLTWRSSSARSSTASSVLCPPKQMPLSRV from the coding sequence ATGGGCTTCCAAGTGCAGGGATCCTACTGGTACCCAATCTGTGTCCTGCTATTGTGGAGCTCCGTGCGCGCTCGAGAGCCGATCTGTCAGGAGATTTCCGTCCCGCTGTGTAGAGGAATCGGATACAACTACACGTACATGCCCAACCAGTTCAAGCATGCCACGCAGGACGAGGCTGGGCTCGAGGTGCATCAGTTCTGGCCGCTCGTGGAGATCCAGTGTTCCCCGGACATGCGCTTCTTTCTTTGCAGCCTGTACACGCCTATCTGTCTGGAGGATTACAAAAAGCCACTGCCGCCGTGCAGGAGCGTGTGTGAGCGGGCGAGAGCTGGGTGCGCGCCGTTAATGCGCCAGTACGGTTTCCCGTGGCCGGACCGAATGAGGTGCGATCTGCTGCCCTTGCAGGGGGATCAAAACACTTTGTGTATGGACTACAACAGGACTGATATAACAACAGCGTCACCGGCTGCTGCAAAACCGACGAGCCGCCCGGGGAAACCAAACAACCGGAGGACTAAAAGCAATAATGGACGCGCGCCGGGTGGTAAACATAAATTGCCTGGATTCGGATCGACTTCCTGTGAGCCGGGATGCCACTGTCGGGCTCCAATGGTTACTGTAAGCAGTGACCGGCATCCTCTGTTCAACCGGGTCAAAACGGGTCAGATTACGAATTGCGTAATGCCGTGCCACAGCCCGTACCTTTCTCAAGAAGAGAGGACCTTCACTACTTTTTGGATAGGAGTGTGGTCAGTTCTGTGTTTCGTGTCCACGTTTGCCATGGTGGCCACGTTTCTGATCGACATGGACAGGTTTAAATACCCGGAGCGCCCGATCATCTTCATGTCCGCCTGCTATATGTTCGTGTCCGCCGGGTATATCATCAGACTCATCGCCGGGCACGAAAATGTTGCTTGCAACCAGGACCATGAGGTGGATCACATCCATTACGCAACTACAGGACCTGCGCTTTGTACGCTTGTGTTTCTGTTAATCTATTTTTTTGGGATGGCGAGCTCCATCTGGTGGGTCATTCTCACCTTCACGTGGTTCCTAGCGGCCGGGATGAAGTGGGGAAACGAAGCAATTGCGCGCTACTCGCAGTACTTCCACCTGGCTGCGTGGCTAATACCGAGCGTAAAGTCCGTCGCGGTGCTTGCGCTGAGCTCGGTGGACGGGGACTCGGTTGCGGGTATCTGCTACGTGGGCAATCAAAATTTGGATAATCTGCGAGGCTTCGTGATTGCTCCACTGGTGATTTATCTTTTGATCGGAACTGTGTTTTTATTTGCCGGGTTCGTGTCCATGTTTCGGATACGAAGCGTAATTAAACAAGGCGGCACGAAAACAGACAAACTGGAGAGGCTGATGGTAAGAATCGGCGTCTTTACGGTGCTGTACACGGTGCTCGCCACTGTGATCGTATCCTGTTATGTCTACGAACTGTACAATCGGGAGGCGTGGGAAAACGCACATGCGTGCTCCTGTCAGCCGGAGAAAACAGCGCCGAGACAGTATTATGCAGTTTTTATGCTCAAGTATTTTATGTGCCTGTTGGTCGGGATCGCGTCCGGTGCGTGGACGTGGTCCGGCAAAACTCTAGACTCGTGGCGCGCTCTGTGCGCGCGCTGCTCCTGCAGCAGCTGGGGCGGTAAGGGCACGAGTGGGTCCGTTTACAGTGACGCGAGTACGAGACTCACGTGGAGGTCGAGCTCCGCGAGGTCGAGCACCGCGAGCTCGGTTCTGTGTCCCCCAAAACAAATGCCACTGTCACGCGTGTAA
- the LOC135744296 gene encoding E3 ubiquitin/ISG15 ligase TRIM25-like has protein sequence MSETSFLVSEDQFSCSICLDLLTDPVTIPCGHSYCMSCITNCWNQDDQKRNYSCPQCRQTFNTRPDLNKNVVFAQMVEKLKTTEMCGRPGDVECDVCIGRKRKAVKSCLVCLESYCHTHFECHEVSRSSKRHKVTDVTGRLQEMICSQHDRLMEVYCRTDQRCICLMCVMEEHKAHETVSAAAERTEKQRLLEDKQRKLHQRIQEKEKKLQDLREAVKIHTISAQTAVDDTERIFTQLIRSIERRRSEVIQLIRDQEKTAVSRAEDLLKKLKQEIDDLRRRNEEMEKLSQTKDHISFLQSFPSLSVPPESADGMTTSLLLSFDDVGKSVSELRGKFEDFFKEEIGNCIRIIPCSEPSTRDEILQYFHPFTLDSNSVHKRLQLSEENSVVTCPDTIQQYPDHPDRFDCWPQVLCRESLCGRCYWEIEWSGDAGVGLAMSYKSISRKGRGLECKFGYNDQSWRLFCTPTVYIFSHNNKNTNLPVVSSSSRIGVYVDHSSGSLSFYSVSDTMTLIHRVNTTFTKPLYPGFGINKGSSVKLCDLTT, from the exons ATGTCAGAAACCAGTTTTTTAGTGTCTGAGGATCAGTTCAGCTGTTCAATCTGTTTGGATTTACTGACGGATCCAGTGACCATTCCCTGTGGACACAGTTACTGTATGAGCTGTATTACAAACTGCTGGAATCAAGATGATCAGAAGAGAAACTACAGCTGCCCTCAGTGCAGACAGACCTTCAATACAAGAcctgatttaaataaaaatgtggtGTTTGCTCAGATGGTGGAGAAGCTGAAGACCACAGAAATGTGTGGTAGACCTGGAGATGTAGAGTGTGATGTTTGCATTGGGAGGAAACGCAAAGCTGTCAAGTCCTGTCTGGTGTGTCTTGAATCTTACTGTCATACTCATTTTGAGTGTCATGAGGTTTCTCGTTCCAGTAAGCGCCATAAAGTAACCGATGTGACAGGAAGACTTCAGGAGATGATCTGCTCTCAACATGACAGACTGATGGAGGTTTACTGTCGCACTGATCAGAGATGTATTTGTTTAATGTGTGTGATGGAAGAACACAAAGCCCATGAAACTGTATCAGCTGCAGCAGAGAGAACTGAGAAACAG AGATTACTGGAGGACAAGCAGAGAAAACTCCATCAGAGAATCCAGGAGAAAGAGAAGAAGCTTCAGGATCTAAGAGAGGCTGTGAAGATTCACACG ATCTCTGCACAGACAGCAGTGGACGACACTGAGAGGATCTTTACTCAACTGATCCGATCCATTGAGAGAAGACGATCTGAGGTGATACAACTGATCAGAGATCAGGAAAAGACTGCAGTGAGTCGAGCTGAAGATCTCTTGAAGAAACTGAAGCAGGAGATTGATGATCTGAGGAGGAGAAACGAGGAGATGGAGAAACTTTCACAAACAAAAGATCACATCAGTTTCCTTCAG AGTTTTCCGTCTCTCTCTGTACCACCTGAGTCTGCAGATGGCATGACTACGAGTTTGCTTCTCTCTTTTGATGACGTGGGAAAATCTGTCTCTGAGCTAAGAGGAAAATTTGAGGATTTCTTCAAAGAGGAGATAG GGAATTGCATCAGAATCATTCCCTGTTCTGAACCAAGCACCAGAGATGAGATCTTACAGT ATTTCCATCCTTTCACTCTGGATTCAAACTCAGTGCATAAACGTCTTCAACTTTCTGAGGAGAACAGTGTTGTTACCTGCCCTGACACAATCCAGCAATATCCTGATCATCCCGACAGATTCGACTGTTGGCCTCAGGTGTTGTGTAGAGAGAGTTTATGTGGACGATGTTACTGGGAGATTGAGTGGAGTGGGGATGCAGGGGTGGGTTTGGCGATGTCATATAAGAGCATCAGCAGGAAGGGAAGAGGTCTCGAGTGTAAATTTGGATATAATGATCAGTCCTGGAGATTGTTCTGTACTCCAACTGTATATATATTCAGTCAtaataacaaaaacacaaatctccCAGTAGTCTCCAGTTCTTCTAGAATAGGAGTTTATGTGGATCACAGTTCAGGATCTCTGTCCTTCTACAGTGTCTCTGACACAATGACCCTCATCCACAGAGTCAACACCACATTCACTAAACCTCTCTATCCTGGGTTTGGGATAAATAAAGGTTCATCAGTGAAACTCTGTGATCTAACAACATAG